A genomic window from Desulfurococcaceae archaeon includes:
- a CDS encoding radical SAM protein, protein MHGSGVPRQLTGEGSVMTALRASIGTLASLGLLEIRMTEKPNVAYLLQYSPDGCKAGCAYCLQSRRLFNIKGGEYLGRIQWPIIDLDVLARSWRSVFSRICFQTVVKPGFTAEALEILKKIKSFEDRLPISVAVTPVSTAFLHELKELGVDALGVGLDACSREVFERWNKPYSWSTYWRFIEKAVDVFGRGNVYVHLVIGLGESMADAVNTIKKTYNVGARVALFNYVDIYGKSNVDISYYRLIQITRLLVENGLDPEEYIDYDRRVLTGKVPLEMVQACYTSGCPGCNRPFYNEKPSGPVYNIPSENYLRLYMNSLREELARIGVTI, encoded by the coding sequence ATGCATGGTAGTGGCGTGCCTCGACAGTTAACCGGCGAAGGGAGCGTGATGACCGCTCTAAGAGCATCAATAGGAACACTAGCGTCCCTGGGCCTACTAGAGATCAGAATGACCGAGAAACCCAACGTAGCCTACCTGCTTCAGTACTCACCGGATGGTTGTAAAGCTGGATGTGCTTACTGCCTGCAATCACGAAGACTGTTCAATATTAAGGGCGGAGAATATCTGGGGAGGATTCAGTGGCCCATTATAGACCTAGACGTTTTAGCTAGATCGTGGAGAAGCGTTTTCAGCCGCATATGCTTTCAAACGGTCGTAAAACCGGGCTTCACTGCCGAGGCCTTAGAGATCCTAAAGAAAATCAAGTCGTTTGAAGATAGGTTACCCATATCAGTCGCGGTAACGCCTGTTTCCACGGCTTTTCTACACGAGTTGAAAGAACTAGGAGTTGACGCCCTAGGAGTGGGTCTTGACGCGTGTTCACGAGAGGTCTTCGAGAGGTGGAATAAACCGTACAGCTGGTCTACCTACTGGAGGTTCATAGAAAAAGCTGTCGATGTTTTTGGTAGGGGCAATGTCTATGTTCACCTGGTTATAGGGCTCGGGGAATCCATGGCGGACGCCGTCAACACGATCAAGAAAACGTATAACGTTGGTGCACGGGTAGCCCTATTCAACTATGTCGACATTTATGGTAAGTCTAATGTTGACATAAGCTACTACAGGCTTATTCAGATCACAAGGCTTCTCGTAGAGAACGGGCTAGACCCCGAGGAGTACATAGACTATGACAGGCGAGTTTTGACGGGAAAAGTACCACTAGAGATGGTGCAGGCGTGTTATACTAGTGGATGTCCTGGATGTAATAGACCTTTTTACAACGAAAAACCCAGCGGGCCTGTCTACAATATCCCTTCCGAGAACTACCTCAGACTGTACATGAACAGCCTTAGGGAGGAACTAGCGAGAATAGGGGTTACAATATGA
- a CDS encoding radical SAM protein produces the protein MKLKAFIPRRMYKPVSITGSWCSLNCRFCSRKYLENMVHVNPANFTKVAYELYSSGVRGVLISGGFRQDATLPVEPYVEKICEVKRRLDLVVSMHLGLVRDRGILTGLKDCIDVVDYEFTLSSYIVNEIRGLRFSPEKYAEALSLMLEEGLHVVPHIFTWHPQIKNGDLAKELKVLKEFGVNEVTLLVFIDNEYVERREHLAEKVLKNIEYARAAFPGKLYMGCMRPAWIKPLLDPVLVKQDLVDRIANPYHSVLKEHRGIDILDACCSIPEHLTSRFELKLSITSSH, from the coding sequence ATGAAATTAAAGGCTTTCATACCACGTAGAATGTATAAGCCGGTATCGATAACGGGCTCCTGGTGCTCGCTGAACTGCAGGTTTTGTAGTAGAAAATACCTAGAAAACATGGTACACGTGAACCCGGCAAACTTTACCAAGGTTGCTTACGAGCTGTATTCTAGTGGTGTTAGAGGCGTACTAATAAGTGGTGGTTTTAGACAGGACGCTACACTGCCGGTTGAGCCGTACGTGGAGAAAATATGTGAGGTTAAAAGGCGGCTTGATCTCGTTGTGAGCATGCACTTGGGGCTCGTGAGAGATAGGGGTATTCTCACCGGCTTGAAGGACTGTATCGACGTGGTTGACTACGAGTTTACTTTAAGTAGCTACATCGTCAACGAAATCAGAGGGTTAAGGTTTAGCCCTGAAAAGTACGCTGAAGCCCTTAGCTTAATGCTAGAAGAGGGGTTGCACGTTGTTCCTCACATCTTTACGTGGCACCCTCAGATCAAGAACGGCGACCTAGCTAAAGAGCTAAAAGTACTGAAGGAGTTCGGGGTTAACGAGGTAACGCTTCTAGTGTTCATAGACAATGAGTATGTTGAGCGCAGGGAGCACTTAGCCGAGAAAGTTCTAAAAAACATCGAGTATGCGCGGGCAGCGTTTCCAGGTAAACTATATATGGGTTGTATGAGGCCAGCATGGATAAAACCCCTACTGGACCCCGTCCTAGTAAAACAAGACCTCGTTGACAGAATAGCAAACCCCTATCATAGTGTTCTCAAAGAGCACAGAGGTATAGATATACTTGATGCCTGCTGTTCCATACCAGAACACCTAACTTCCAGGTTCGAGTTAAAGCTTTCGATAACAAGTAGCCACTAG